One Streptomyces sp. L2 genomic window carries:
- a CDS encoding BlaI/MecI/CopY family transcriptional regulator — translation MTDAKDERRPAGELEASVMAALWAAGAPQTPGQVQLTLGAGLARTTVTTILTRLHDKGVVRRQRQGRGYAYVPVQDAHGLTARRMHSELDRDTDRETVLARFVAQLSPDDERILRDLLEADE, via the coding sequence ATGACCGACGCCAAGGACGAACGCCGGCCGGCCGGTGAACTCGAAGCGAGCGTCATGGCCGCGCTCTGGGCCGCCGGTGCGCCCCAGACGCCCGGCCAGGTCCAGCTGACCCTCGGCGCCGGCCTCGCCCGTACGACGGTGACGACCATCCTGACCCGGCTGCACGACAAGGGCGTCGTCCGCCGGCAGCGCCAGGGCCGCGGCTACGCCTACGTCCCCGTCCAGGACGCGCACGGCCTCACCGCCCGCCGCATGCACAGCGAACTGGACCGCGACACCGACCGCGAGACCGTCCTCGCCCGCTTCGTCGCCCAGCTCAGCCCCGACGACGAGCGCATCCTGCGCGACCTCCTCGAAGCCGACGAGTGA
- a CDS encoding M48 family metalloprotease, with protein sequence MTALLLLPLLLPCALPGLARRALDRLAPAVALWVITCSAVVLAGCSLAALGAFVLNGLLKLPLFAAFGELVHPLRTASDVFVVPAAATSVGALAVCGWTLVRSVLHQTRAFRAARSQAGRGPAAGDLCVVDSPRPDAYALPGRPHRIVVTTAMLRSLDGPEREVLFAHERAHNAGGHHYFLAAAELAAHCHPALRPVRETIRLAAERAADEAAAGAVGDRRLTARAIARAALAGQSAGQAAGSDRPGFAAAATSGPVPRRVQALLAAPRVPRRTGRTVAALLLACTAVSCVASVAGMAEFHHRVEVAQGEEHP encoded by the coding sequence ATGACCGCCCTGCTCCTGCTGCCGCTCCTGCTGCCCTGTGCGCTGCCGGGGCTCGCCCGCCGTGCCCTGGACCGGCTCGCGCCCGCCGTCGCCCTGTGGGTGATCACCTGCTCCGCCGTCGTCCTCGCCGGCTGCTCGCTGGCCGCGCTCGGCGCCTTCGTCCTCAACGGGCTGCTCAAGCTGCCGCTGTTCGCCGCGTTCGGAGAGCTGGTCCACCCGCTGCGCACCGCCTCCGACGTCTTCGTCGTCCCGGCCGCCGCGACCTCCGTCGGCGCGCTCGCCGTGTGCGGCTGGACCCTGGTCCGCTCCGTCCTGCACCAGACCCGCGCCTTCCGCGCGGCCCGCAGCCAGGCCGGGCGCGGGCCCGCCGCGGGCGACCTCTGTGTGGTGGACTCGCCGCGCCCGGACGCGTACGCCCTGCCCGGACGCCCGCACCGCATCGTCGTCACCACCGCCATGCTGCGCAGCCTGGACGGTCCGGAACGGGAGGTGCTGTTCGCCCACGAACGGGCGCACAACGCGGGCGGCCACCACTACTTCCTCGCCGCCGCCGAACTCGCCGCCCACTGCCACCCCGCGCTGCGCCCGGTGCGCGAGACCATCCGGCTGGCCGCCGAGCGGGCCGCCGACGAGGCCGCCGCCGGGGCCGTCGGCGACCGCCGCCTCACCGCCCGCGCCATCGCCCGCGCCGCCCTCGCCGGACAGTCCGCCGGCCAGGCAGCCGGCTCGGACCGCCCCGGCTTCGCCGCCGCCGCGACCTCCGGGCCCGTCCCGCGCCGCGTCCAGGCACTCCTGGCCGCACCCCGGGTCCCGCGCCGCACGGGCAGGACCGTCGCCGCGCTCCTCCTGGCCTGCACCGCCGTCTCCTGCGTGGCCTCCGTGGCGGGCATGGCCGAATTCCACCACCGGGTGGAGGTCGCCCAGGGAGAAGAACACCCCTGA
- a CDS encoding VOC family protein: protein MRRIALVTLVVDDYDAAIRHYTEALGFRLAEDTPRPDGSRWVVVEPGTGAHGGGTGLLLARAKGEEQRARVGDQTGGRVGFFLHTDDFARDHARMTAAGVTFLEEPRHEPYGTVAVFQDLYGNRWDLLQPAG from the coding sequence ATGAGACGTATCGCCCTGGTCACCCTCGTCGTCGACGACTACGACGCGGCGATCCGTCATTACACCGAGGCCCTGGGGTTCCGGCTGGCCGAGGACACCCCGCGCCCCGACGGCTCCCGCTGGGTCGTCGTGGAACCGGGCACCGGCGCGCACGGAGGCGGCACCGGGCTCCTGCTCGCCCGCGCCAAGGGCGAGGAGCAGCGGGCCCGGGTCGGGGACCAGACCGGCGGCCGGGTCGGGTTCTTCCTGCACACCGACGACTTCGCCCGTGACCACGCCCGGATGACCGCCGCCGGCGTCACCTTCCTGGAAGAACCGCGCCACGAGCCGTACGGCACGGTCGCCGTCTTCCAGGACCTGTACGGCAACCGCTGGGACCTGCTCCAGCCCGCCGGCTGA
- a CDS encoding adenosine deaminase, with protein sequence MTATRVDADVIRRLPKAVLHDHLDGGLRPATVVELAAEVGHTLPTTDPGELAAWYVEAANSGDLVRYIATFEHTLAVMQSRAGLLRVAEEYVLDLAADGVVYAEVRYAPELNTRGGLSLGEVVEAVQEGLAAGMAKAAAAGTPVRVGTLLCGMRMFDRVGEAAELAVAYRDAGVVGFDIAGAEDGFPPADHLATFEHLRRESVPFTIHAGEAHGLPSIHQALQVCGAQRIGHGVRLTEDIVDGKLGRLAAWVRDRRIALEMCPTSNLQTGCATSIAEHPITALKDLGFRVTLNTDNRLVSGTTMTREMSLLVEEAGWSVEDLRTVTVNAVKSAFLPFDERKALIEDVVLPGYAAAL encoded by the coding sequence ATGACTGCTACGCGCGTAGACGCCGATGTGATCCGCCGGCTCCCCAAGGCCGTCCTGCACGACCACCTCGACGGCGGCCTGCGCCCCGCCACCGTCGTCGAGCTGGCGGCCGAGGTCGGCCACACGCTGCCCACCACCGACCCCGGGGAACTCGCCGCCTGGTACGTCGAGGCCGCGAACTCCGGCGACCTCGTCCGCTACATAGCCACCTTCGAGCACACCCTCGCCGTCATGCAGTCCCGTGCGGGCCTGCTGCGCGTCGCCGAGGAGTACGTCCTCGACCTCGCCGCCGACGGCGTCGTCTACGCCGAGGTGCGTTACGCGCCCGAGCTGAACACCCGCGGCGGGCTGTCGCTGGGCGAGGTCGTGGAGGCCGTGCAGGAGGGCCTGGCCGCCGGCATGGCCAAGGCCGCCGCCGCGGGCACCCCGGTGCGGGTCGGCACCCTGCTCTGCGGGATGCGGATGTTCGACCGGGTCGGCGAGGCCGCCGAGTTGGCCGTCGCCTACCGGGACGCGGGCGTCGTCGGCTTCGACATCGCCGGCGCCGAGGACGGCTTCCCGCCCGCCGACCACCTCGCCACCTTCGAGCACCTGCGCCGCGAGAGCGTGCCGTTCACCATCCACGCCGGCGAGGCGCACGGCCTGCCCAGCATCCACCAGGCCCTCCAGGTGTGCGGCGCCCAGCGCATCGGGCACGGCGTGCGGCTCACCGAGGACATCGTCGACGGCAAGCTCGGCCGGCTCGCCGCCTGGGTCCGCGACCGCCGGATCGCGCTGGAGATGTGCCCCACCTCCAACCTGCAGACCGGCTGCGCCACCTCCATCGCCGAGCACCCGATCACGGCGCTGAAGGACCTCGGCTTCCGGGTCACCCTGAACACCGACAACCGCCTGGTGTCGGGGACGACGATGACCCGGGAGATGTCCCTGCTGGTCGAGGAGGCCGGCTGGAGCGTCGAGGACCTGCGCACGGTCACGGTGAACGCCGTCAAGAGCGCGTTCCTCCCGTTCGACGAGCGCAAGGCCCTCATCGAGGACGTCGTGCTGCCGGGCTACGCGGCCGCGCTCTGA
- a CDS encoding DUF664 domain-containing protein translates to MHAKDILIDGYDRIREDVHAVLDGLGPDELHHRPAPDANSVAWLVWHLTRVQDDHIAGAFDLDQVWLSQGWEKRFGLDLPRQDTGYGHSSAKVAKVRVDSAGLLSGYYDAVHEQTLGVLRSLAAKDLERVVDERWDPPVTLGVRLVSVLSDDLQHVGQAAYLKGLVQSAAA, encoded by the coding sequence ATGCATGCCAAGGACATCCTCATCGACGGCTACGACCGCATCCGGGAAGACGTCCACGCCGTCCTCGACGGCCTCGGACCGGACGAGCTGCACCACCGCCCGGCCCCCGACGCCAACTCGGTCGCCTGGCTCGTCTGGCACCTCACCCGGGTGCAGGACGACCACATCGCCGGCGCCTTCGACCTCGACCAGGTGTGGCTCTCCCAGGGCTGGGAGAAGCGCTTCGGCCTCGACCTGCCCCGGCAGGACACGGGGTACGGGCACAGCTCGGCGAAGGTCGCGAAGGTGCGGGTGGACTCGGCCGGCCTGCTGTCCGGGTACTACGACGCCGTCCACGAGCAGACCCTCGGGGTGCTGCGCTCCCTAGCCGCCAAGGACCTGGAGCGGGTCGTCGACGAGCGCTGGGACCCGCCGGTCACGCTGGGGGTGCGCCTGGTGAGCGTCCTGTCCGACGACCTCCAGCACGTCGGACAGGCCGCCTACCTCAAGGGGCTGGTTCAGAGCGCGGCCGCGTAG
- a CDS encoding LysR family transcriptional regulator translates to MELRHLHHFVAVAEDQHFTRAAERLMVSQSGLSASIRALERELRAPLFVRTTRRVTLTEAGRALLGEAERILAQVRSAHEAVAAVQGVLRGTLALGTEQCIAGVHVARLLAAFRGRHPDVEIRLRQAGSGALAEEVAAGRLDLAFAYRTQADTDQLRSVALTSEPMTLLCHPSHRLASAEAVLAPDDLAGEVFVDFHPDWGPRRTTDAAFGRAGVRRTVALEVNDVHSLLDLVDENLGIAVVPRHFRHKRPSLTALPLKPAAEAAYETVALLPPEGATSPAARALIRLLETGLIQDA, encoded by the coding sequence ATGGAACTGCGCCATCTCCACCACTTCGTCGCGGTCGCCGAGGACCAGCACTTCACCCGGGCCGCCGAACGCCTGATGGTGTCCCAGTCCGGCTTGTCCGCCTCCATCCGGGCGCTGGAGCGCGAGCTGCGGGCGCCGCTGTTCGTGCGGACGACGCGCAGGGTGACGCTCACCGAGGCGGGCCGCGCGCTGCTGGGGGAGGCCGAGCGGATCCTGGCCCAGGTGCGCTCCGCGCACGAGGCGGTCGCCGCCGTGCAGGGGGTGCTGCGCGGCACGCTGGCGCTGGGCACCGAGCAGTGCATCGCCGGGGTGCACGTGGCCCGGCTGCTGGCGGCGTTCCGGGGCCGGCACCCCGACGTGGAGATCCGGCTGCGGCAGGCGGGGTCCGGGGCGCTGGCCGAGGAGGTCGCGGCCGGGCGGCTGGACCTGGCGTTCGCCTACCGCACCCAGGCGGACACCGACCAGTTGCGGTCGGTGGCGCTGACGAGTGAGCCGATGACGCTGCTGTGCCACCCGAGTCACCGGCTGGCGTCCGCCGAGGCGGTGCTCGCGCCGGACGATCTGGCCGGGGAGGTGTTCGTCGACTTCCACCCCGACTGGGGCCCTCGCCGCACCACCGACGCCGCGTTCGGCCGGGCCGGGGTGCGGCGGACGGTCGCGCTGGAGGTCAACGACGTGCACAGCCTGCTGGACCTGGTCGACGAGAACCTCGGGATCGCCGTCGTACCCCGGCACTTCCGGCACAAGCGGCCCTCCCTCACCGCGCTCCCGCTGAAGCCGGCGGCCGAGGCGGCGTACGAGACGGTCGCCCTGCTGCCCCCGGAGGGGGCCACCAGCCCGGCGGCCCGCGCGCTGATCAGGCTGCTGGAGACGGGGCTGATTCAGGACGCGTGA
- a CDS encoding aldo/keto reductase encodes MYTAHPDRYAAMPYRRTGRSGLKLPALSLGLWHNFGPDRPVQTQRAILRRAFDLGVTHFDLANNYGPPPGAAETALGAALRTDFAHHRDELVISTKAGYLMWSGPYGEWGSRKHVLSSLDQSLTRMGLEYVDVFYSHRPDPRTPLEETMGALHTAVQQGKALYVGLSNYSAQQTRDAARILGELGTPLLIHQPRYSMLDRRPESEGLLDTLDDLQVGSIVYSPLEQGLLTGRYLDGIPEDSRAASDSPFLDSDAVTEDLVGRLRALHEIAGSRGQTLAQLALAWVLRGGRVTSALVGASSARQLEDSVGAIRNLDFEKEELERIDAALGG; translated from the coding sequence TTGTACACCGCACACCCCGACCGCTACGCCGCGATGCCCTACCGGCGCACCGGACGCAGTGGACTGAAGCTCCCCGCGCTGTCGCTCGGCCTGTGGCACAACTTCGGCCCGGACCGGCCCGTCCAGACCCAGCGCGCCATCCTGCGCCGCGCCTTCGACCTGGGCGTCACCCACTTCGACCTGGCCAACAACTACGGTCCGCCGCCCGGCGCCGCCGAGACCGCCCTCGGCGCCGCCCTGCGGACGGACTTCGCGCACCACCGCGACGAACTGGTGATCTCCACCAAGGCCGGCTATCTGATGTGGTCCGGCCCGTACGGCGAATGGGGCTCGCGCAAGCACGTCCTGTCCTCGCTCGACCAGAGCCTCACCCGTATGGGCCTGGAGTACGTGGACGTCTTCTACTCCCACCGCCCCGATCCGCGGACACCGCTGGAGGAGACGATGGGCGCCCTGCACACGGCGGTCCAGCAGGGCAAGGCGCTCTACGTCGGCCTCTCCAACTACTCGGCCCAGCAGACCCGCGACGCCGCCCGCATCCTCGGCGAGCTGGGCACCCCGCTGCTCATCCACCAGCCGCGGTACTCGATGCTGGACCGCCGGCCCGAGAGCGAGGGCCTGCTGGACACCCTGGACGACCTCCAGGTCGGCTCCATCGTCTACTCCCCGCTGGAGCAGGGGCTGCTCACCGGCCGCTACCTCGACGGCATCCCCGAGGACTCGCGGGCCGCGAGCGACAGCCCCTTCCTGGACTCGGACGCGGTGACCGAGGACCTGGTCGGCCGGCTGCGCGCCCTGCACGAGATCGCCGGCTCCCGCGGACAGACCCTCGCCCAGCTCGCCCTGGCGTGGGTGCTGCGCGGCGGCCGGGTCACCTCCGCGCTGGTCGGCGCGAGCAGCGCGCGGCAGCTGGAGGACAGCGTGGGCGCGATCCGCAACCTGGACTTCGAGAAGGAGGAACTGGAGCGGATCGACGCGGCGCTGGGCGGCTGA
- a CDS encoding nuclear transport factor 2 family protein, whose amino-acid sequence MSVNTDRYESAAARYFEAWNATGPEALTKAVAAAWATDGGYTDPLAEVRGHEQIAAAIAAAHARFPGFSFRPLGAVDGHHDTARFAWELVNEAGGTAPVAGFDVITLDGEGRIRQVLGFLDRVPAGA is encoded by the coding sequence ATGTCCGTGAACACCGACCGTTACGAGAGCGCCGCGGCCCGTTACTTCGAGGCCTGGAACGCCACCGGGCCGGAGGCCCTGACGAAGGCGGTCGCCGCGGCCTGGGCCACCGACGGCGGCTACACCGACCCTCTCGCCGAGGTGCGCGGACACGAGCAGATCGCCGCGGCGATCGCGGCGGCGCACGCGCGGTTCCCCGGCTTCTCCTTCCGTCCGCTCGGCGCCGTGGACGGGCACCACGACACCGCCCGCTTCGCCTGGGAGCTGGTGAACGAGGCGGGCGGTACGGCGCCGGTGGCCGGCTTCGACGTGATCACACTGGACGGGGAGGGCCGCATCCGGCAGGTCCTCGGCTTCCTGGACCGGGTGCCGGCCGGGGCCTGA
- a CDS encoding FHA domain-containing protein — MVERPVAATAAELVLETDTASTVITPGHDYHVGRDPLSDIVLDDDRVSWHHAVLRWDHDHWLLADASSTNGTYADGRRVQEWGVGPGTVLHFGSPADGPRGVLVSPAPPAPDRPATVSMPALTGTFRQPTTVRPLPARGVRIGRAADNDLVVDDLTVSRRHAELRAHPDGTYEIVDLGSDNGTYLNGSPVTRAPVGPGDIVGVGHFAFSLSGDVLQEYVDTGEVSLDVQDLTVAVDGGRKILLDHVSFPVGEKCLLAVVGPSGAGKSTLLRALTAQRPADRGTVLYDGRDLYHDFAELRQRIGLVPQDDILHPQLTVRAALSYAAELRFPQDTAKTERRARVDEVIRELGLEQRAGQPVHSLSGGQRKRVSVALELLTKPSLLFLDEPTSGLDPGMDRSVMHMLRGLADDGRTVIVVTHSVLSLDVCDRLLVLAPGGRTAYYGPPDDALAFFGFTQWPEAFEAFDRDRDRDWAGEYRDSPHCRRYVTESTTQPRHPGESPVAPVPPPRPRSWGAQLSTLTRRYAAVLAADRTFLAVMIALPFVMGAMARALAGSGLTQQTAMNALLILCVGGVLTGAANAVRELVKERAVYRRERAVGLSRSAYLMSKVVVLGTITVAQAVVLTLVALLGVDLGAPGGRGVLLPALAEIILAVALLAFTAMMLGLLVSALVRKEEVTMPLLVLLAIVQVVFCGALLRLHGVPGLEQLSWLVPSRWALGAMAGTVGLARLVPGRLTADPLFRHSAGIWLLDLAMLLVLSAVFALLVARLLRRAEPAVMRK; from the coding sequence ATGGTGGAGCGGCCGGTCGCCGCGACGGCGGCCGAACTCGTGCTGGAGACCGACACGGCCTCCACGGTGATCACCCCGGGCCACGACTACCACGTGGGCCGGGACCCGCTGAGCGACATCGTCCTCGACGACGACCGGGTCTCCTGGCACCACGCGGTGCTCCGCTGGGACCACGACCACTGGCTGCTGGCCGACGCGTCCAGCACCAACGGCACCTACGCCGACGGCCGCCGCGTCCAGGAGTGGGGCGTCGGCCCCGGCACCGTCCTCCACTTCGGCAGCCCCGCCGACGGCCCCCGCGGCGTCCTGGTCAGTCCCGCCCCGCCCGCCCCGGACCGCCCGGCCACCGTCTCGATGCCCGCCCTGACCGGGACCTTCCGGCAGCCGACCACCGTACGGCCGCTGCCCGCCCGCGGCGTCCGCATCGGCCGGGCCGCCGACAACGACCTGGTGGTCGATGACCTGACCGTCTCCCGCCGGCACGCCGAACTGCGCGCCCACCCGGACGGCACGTACGAGATCGTCGACCTCGGCAGCGACAACGGCACGTACCTCAACGGCAGCCCCGTCACCCGCGCGCCCGTGGGCCCCGGCGACATCGTCGGCGTCGGCCACTTCGCGTTCTCCCTGTCCGGCGACGTGCTCCAGGAGTACGTCGACACCGGCGAGGTCTCCCTCGACGTGCAGGACCTCACCGTCGCCGTGGACGGCGGCCGCAAGATCCTGCTCGACCACGTCTCCTTCCCGGTGGGCGAGAAGTGCCTGCTCGCCGTCGTCGGACCGAGCGGCGCCGGTAAGTCCACGCTGCTGCGCGCCCTCACCGCCCAGCGCCCCGCCGACCGCGGCACGGTCCTCTACGACGGCCGCGACCTCTACCACGACTTCGCCGAGCTGCGTCAGCGCATCGGCCTGGTCCCGCAGGACGACATCCTGCACCCGCAGCTCACCGTCCGCGCCGCGCTGTCCTACGCGGCCGAACTGCGCTTCCCGCAGGACACCGCGAAGACCGAGCGGCGGGCCCGCGTGGACGAGGTGATCCGGGAACTGGGCCTGGAACAGCGGGCCGGCCAGCCCGTGCACAGCCTCTCCGGCGGGCAGCGCAAGCGGGTCAGCGTGGCCCTGGAACTGCTCACCAAGCCCTCCCTGCTCTTCCTCGACGAGCCGACCTCCGGGCTCGACCCCGGTATGGACCGCTCGGTGATGCACATGCTGCGCGGCCTCGCCGACGACGGCCGCACCGTCATCGTCGTCACCCACAGCGTGCTCAGCCTCGACGTCTGCGACCGGCTCCTCGTGCTCGCGCCCGGCGGCCGGACCGCCTACTACGGCCCGCCCGACGACGCCCTCGCCTTCTTCGGCTTCACCCAGTGGCCGGAGGCGTTCGAGGCGTTCGACCGCGACCGGGACCGCGACTGGGCGGGGGAGTACCGCGACTCACCGCACTGCCGCCGGTACGTCACCGAGTCCACCACCCAGCCCCGGCACCCCGGCGAGAGCCCGGTCGCCCCCGTGCCGCCGCCCCGGCCGCGGAGCTGGGGCGCCCAGCTCTCCACGCTGACCCGCCGCTACGCCGCCGTCCTCGCCGCCGACCGCACCTTCCTCGCCGTCATGATCGCCCTGCCCTTCGTGATGGGTGCCATGGCCAGGGCCCTCGCCGGCAGCGGGCTCACCCAGCAGACCGCGATGAACGCGCTGCTCATCCTGTGTGTCGGCGGAGTCCTCACCGGCGCGGCCAACGCGGTCCGCGAACTCGTCAAGGAACGCGCCGTCTACCGGCGCGAACGCGCAGTCGGCCTGTCCAGATCGGCCTACCTGATGTCCAAGGTGGTCGTCCTCGGCACGATCACGGTGGCCCAGGCCGTCGTCCTCACCCTCGTCGCCCTGCTCGGCGTCGACCTGGGTGCCCCCGGTGGCCGCGGAGTGCTGCTGCCGGCCCTGGCCGAGATCATCCTCGCCGTCGCCCTGCTGGCCTTCACGGCGATGATGCTCGGCCTGCTGGTCTCCGCCCTGGTGCGCAAGGAGGAGGTGACGATGCCGCTGCTGGTGCTGCTGGCCATCGTCCAGGTCGTCTTCTGCGGGGCGCTGCTGAGACTGCACGGGGTGCCCGGCCTCGAACAGCTCTCCTGGCTGGTGCCCTCCCGCTGGGCGCTCGGCGCCATGGCCGGCACCGTCGGACTCGCCCGGCTCGTCCCCGGCAGGCTGACCGCCGACCCCCTCTTCCGGCACTCGGCCGGGATCTGGCTGCTCGACCTGGCGATGCTCCTGGTGCTGTCGGCCGTCTTCGCCTTGCTGGTCGCCCGGCTGCTGCGCCGCGCCGAACCCGCCGTGATGCGGAAGTAG
- a CDS encoding streptophobe family protein: MSRHGWARALALVVTTLVAMFVVAALGLWAAGAADLPDGAFGRVAAATVVTSVGGSVELAGNAGALAESRAGLNVLPLSVTLTGALVLGAGFLRPLRRRAVAPAGELAGWAGRIALLWLLALIGLAFAARQTFAVNLGEGILNDISGLFGAEPRVGFTTDVPLTVLFGLLWLAGVMVLALLVASGAAVPGRFARHQRSVRPAAQAMVVLLLVYVVIGIVIALVTAATHGHVAERFAVILLGLPNVVWPAFTIGLGASWNGRVDGPFGLPMPHVLDQVLRTPEVSTVNVGTLADYDSRSWWLVPVAAVLLLAVAFRMAARSPADVRAWQHAVRMAVALALTVLMICLLGRISAHYGLSLFGIGDLGGGLSGELFLKPRLGPAVGLGALWGLVMGFLGAVLARPLHRRSADRAHPGTADRAPR, from the coding sequence ATGTCCCGCCACGGCTGGGCGCGGGCCCTCGCCCTGGTCGTCACGACGCTGGTCGCCATGTTCGTGGTCGCCGCGCTGGGGTTGTGGGCGGCGGGCGCGGCGGACCTGCCGGACGGCGCGTTCGGCCGGGTGGCGGCGGCGACCGTGGTGACGTCCGTCGGCGGCAGCGTCGAACTCGCCGGGAACGCGGGCGCGCTCGCCGAGAGCCGGGCAGGCCTGAACGTGCTGCCGCTGTCGGTGACGCTGACCGGCGCGCTGGTGCTCGGGGCGGGGTTCCTGCGACCGCTGCGGAGGCGGGCGGTCGCCCCGGCCGGGGAGCTGGCCGGGTGGGCGGGCCGGATCGCGCTGCTGTGGCTGCTCGCACTGATCGGACTGGCGTTCGCCGCCCGGCAGACCTTCGCGGTGAACCTCGGCGAGGGCATCCTCAACGACATCTCCGGCCTGTTCGGCGCCGAACCGCGGGTCGGCTTCACCACGGACGTGCCGCTGACCGTGCTGTTCGGCCTGCTCTGGCTGGCCGGGGTGATGGTGCTGGCCCTGCTCGTCGCGAGCGGCGCGGCGGTGCCGGGCCGGTTCGCGCGCCACCAGCGCTCGGTGCGCCCGGCGGCGCAGGCCATGGTCGTCCTGCTCCTCGTCTACGTCGTCATCGGCATCGTCATCGCCCTGGTGACGGCGGCGACGCACGGGCATGTGGCCGAGCGGTTCGCGGTGATCCTCCTGGGCCTGCCCAACGTGGTCTGGCCCGCGTTCACCATCGGGCTCGGCGCCAGCTGGAACGGCAGGGTGGACGGGCCGTTCGGCCTGCCGATGCCGCACGTGCTGGACCAGGTGCTGCGCACGCCCGAGGTATCCACGGTGAACGTGGGCACGCTCGCCGACTACGACAGCCGGTCGTGGTGGCTGGTGCCGGTGGCGGCGGTGCTCCTGCTGGCGGTGGCCTTCCGGATGGCGGCCCGGTCCCCGGCCGACGTCCGGGCCTGGCAGCACGCCGTGCGCATGGCCGTCGCCCTCGCCCTGACGGTGCTCATGATCTGCCTGCTCGGCCGGATCTCCGCCCACTACGGCCTGTCCCTGTTCGGCATCGGCGACCTGGGCGGCGGTCTCTCCGGTGAGCTGTTCCTCAAGCCCCGCCTGGGGCCGGCCGTCGGGCTGGGCGCGCTGTGGGGACTGGTCATGGGTTTCCTGGGCGCTGTGCTGGCCCGGCCGCTGCACCGGAGGTCCGCGGACCGGGCACACCCCGGTACGGCGGACCGGGCGCCCCGGTAG
- a CDS encoding DUF6777 domain-containing protein, with the protein MSVEPPSSGRPTGPPSGPLSGGNRPPPPPDSPGGSSMAGGPGPHRPWWRSVPRIAAVTAAVVAAVVLAVVFTRPDGGSSAKGGEVFLQSAAKTGPDPYTESTAKDSSVPPPPTSGESTSAPANAVRGVDGGAPGLYGGTQNSSSCDVEKMIKDFQADPAKNKSFASVAGVQPSGVPAYLRSLTPVQLRVDTRVTNHGYRNGAATSYQAVLQAGTAVLVDGHGVPRVRCACGNPLTPPVALKTTPKPTGDHWASFRPSNVVVVTPAPQIVKVFVIYDPGHHSWFHRHRGDHGRHDQHVKPPKVPLYPWNPAGHPGCASPGTTGTPGSSPTPCPLSSSPSASSSSSTSSSSSSSSSSSSSSSSSQSSESSGASTPPSESSKSQAPTSETPTSPPASSSSPPASGPPSSAPAPGTSSQTTTSGSSAS; encoded by the coding sequence GTGAGCGTCGAACCTCCGTCTTCCGGCCGCCCCACCGGCCCACCCTCCGGTCCCCTGTCGGGCGGCAACCGGCCACCCCCGCCCCCTGACTCGCCCGGCGGCAGCTCCATGGCCGGCGGCCCCGGGCCGCACCGGCCGTGGTGGAGGTCCGTGCCGCGGATCGCCGCCGTCACCGCTGCCGTGGTCGCGGCCGTCGTCCTCGCGGTCGTCTTCACCCGTCCGGACGGCGGGTCCTCGGCCAAGGGCGGCGAGGTGTTCCTGCAGTCCGCCGCCAAGACCGGCCCCGACCCCTACACGGAGTCGACCGCGAAGGACAGCTCCGTCCCGCCGCCGCCCACGTCCGGGGAGTCCACGTCCGCCCCGGCCAACGCGGTACGCGGCGTGGACGGCGGCGCCCCAGGCCTCTACGGCGGCACCCAGAACAGCTCCAGCTGCGACGTCGAGAAAATGATCAAGGACTTCCAGGCCGACCCGGCCAAGAACAAGTCGTTCGCCTCGGTGGCCGGCGTCCAGCCCTCCGGTGTCCCCGCCTACCTCCGCTCGCTCACCCCGGTACAGCTGCGCGTGGACACCCGCGTCACCAACCACGGCTACCGCAACGGCGCCGCCACCAGCTACCAGGCCGTCCTCCAGGCGGGCACCGCCGTCCTCGTCGACGGACACGGCGTCCCCCGGGTCCGCTGCGCCTGCGGCAACCCGCTGACCCCGCCCGTCGCCCTGAAGACCACGCCCAAGCCGACCGGGGACCACTGGGCCTCGTTCCGGCCCTCGAACGTCGTCGTGGTCACCCCCGCGCCGCAGATCGTCAAGGTCTTCGTGATCTACGACCCCGGTCACCACTCCTGGTTCCACCGGCACCGGGGCGACCACGGACGCCACGACCAGCACGTCAAGCCGCCGAAGGTCCCGCTCTACCCCTGGAACCCGGCGGGCCACCCCGGCTGCGCCAGCCCGGGGACGACCGGGACGCCGGGCTCCTCGCCGACGCCGTGCCCGCTGTCCAGCAGCCCGTCGGCGTCCTCCTCCTCGTCGACCTCGTCCTCGTCGTCCTCGTCGTCCTCTTCCTCGTCCTCTTCCTCCTCGTCACAGTCGTCGGAGTCGTCCGGGGCGAGCACGCCGCCCTCCGAGTCGTCGAAGTCCCAGGCGCCCACGTCCGAGACCCCGACCTCGCCGCCGGCGTCGTCCAGTTCCCCGCCGGCCTCCGGGCCGCCCTCGTCCGCCCCGGCTCCCGGGACGAGCAGCCAGACGACGACGTCCGGGTCCTCGGCGTCGTAG